From Mercenaria mercenaria strain notata chromosome 17, MADL_Memer_1, whole genome shotgun sequence, the proteins below share one genomic window:
- the LOC123537127 gene encoding mitotic-spindle organizing protein 1-like isoform X2, producing MATESGKQQRSSSAKETMDVLMEMSKILNTGLDMETLATVVRLCESGVNPEALALVFNELRKESASIKNDSETSGS from the exons ATGGCGACCGAATCTGGTAAACAGCAGAGATCTTCATCGGCCAAGGAGACAATGGATG TTCTGATGGAGATGTCAAAGATATTGAACACTGGTCTGGATATGGAAACACTAGCAACAGTGGTTAGACTGTGTGAGAGTGGAGTGAACCCAGAGGCACTGGCACTTGTTTTCAATGAACTCCGGAAAGAATCAGCTTCTATAAAG AATGACAGTGAAACAAGTGGCAGCTGA
- the LOC123537127 gene encoding mitotic-spindle organizing protein 1-like isoform X1, whose protein sequence is MATESGKQQRSSSAKETMDVLMEMSKILNTGLDMETLATVVRLCESGVNPEALALVFNELRKESASIKEINEKIRQEKEKRSHTGLMPSNDSETSGS, encoded by the exons ATGGCGACCGAATCTGGTAAACAGCAGAGATCTTCATCGGCCAAGGAGACAATGGATG TTCTGATGGAGATGTCAAAGATATTGAACACTGGTCTGGATATGGAAACACTAGCAACAGTGGTTAGACTGTGTGAGAGTGGAGTGAACCCAGAGGCACTGGCACTTGTTTTCAATGAACTCCGGAAAGAATCAGCTTCTATAAAG gaaataaatgaaaagatcagacaggagaaagaaaaaagaagccATACAGGCTTGATGCCCAGT AATGACAGTGAAACAAGTGGCAGCTGA